One Vigna unguiculata cultivar IT97K-499-35 chromosome 11, ASM411807v1, whole genome shotgun sequence DNA window includes the following coding sequences:
- the LOC114170541 gene encoding PAP-specific phosphatase HAL2-like translates to MEEDKYAKELEVAVRVVHVACALCGRVQERLLETSNDHVVSKDDDSPVTVADFSVQATISWLLSEIFGVQNVSIVAEEDIQTISKDESASLLDNVVNTVNESLAFASKYGLQSPETTLGSTEILEAIARCNSTGGPSGRYWVLDPVDGTLGFVRGDQYAVALALIEDGKVVLGVLGCPNYPIKTELLNYHYQHHQTTPQSSLATLDTGGKGCVLYAKSGSGEAWLQSLIDGEKMLEWPNRARLIRVSSIDDPTLATLCEPVERANSNHSFTAGLAHSVGLRKQPLRVHSMVKYAAIARGDAEIFMKFAKCGYKEKIWDHAAGVVIVEEAGGVVTDAGGRPLDFSKGMYLEGLDRGIIACSGVTLHEKFIGAVYASWDSSNL, encoded by the exons ATGGAGGAAGACAAGTACGCCAAAGAATTGGAGGTGGCCGTGAGGGTGGTCCACGTGGCGTGTGCTCTGTGCGGGAGGGTGCAGGAGAGGCTCCTTGAGACCAGCAATGATCACGTTGTGTCCAAGGATGATGATTCTCCTGTTACTGTTGCAG ACTTTAGTGTTCAAGCAACCATTAGTTGGTTATTATCAGAAATATTTGGAGTTCAAAACGTGTCAATTGTGGCCGAAGAAGACATACAAACCATTTCAAAGGATGAATCAGCAAGCTTGCTGGATAATGTTGTGAACACTGTGAATGAGTCTTTAGCTTTTGCATCCAAGTATGGTCTTCAAAGTCCAGAGACAACTCTAGGATCAACTGAAATTCTTGAGGCCATTGCCCGTTGCAACTCAACTGGAGGGCCCAGTGGAAGATATTGGGTACTTGATCCTGTTGATGGCACATTAGGATTTGTACGTGGGGATCAGTATGCTGTTGCTCTTGCTCTGATTGAGGATGGAAAAGTTGTTCTTGGAGTTCTTGGTTGTCCTAACTACCCAATAAAGACAGAATTGCTTAATTATCATTACCAGCATCACCAAACAACGCCGCAATCGTCTCTAGCAACTCTTGATACCGGAGGAAAAGGATGCGTATTGTACGCGAAAAGTGGCAGTGGCGAGGCTTGGTTGCAGTCATTGATTGATGGAGAGAAAATGCTGGAATGGCCAAATCGTGCTAGACTTATTCGTGTTTCTTCGATTGATGATCCGACATTGGCAACGCTCTGTGAACCAGTGGAAAGGGCAAACTCTAACCATTCATTCACAGCTGGACTTGCTCACAGTGTGGGACTTAG AAAACAGCCCTTGCGCGTGCACAGCATGGTAAAATATGCAGCAATAGCACGGGGCGATGCAGAGATATTCATGAAATTTGCAAAGTGTGGGTACAAGGAGAAGATATGGGATCATGCTGCTGGTGTTGTGATTGTTGAAGAGGCTGGTGGAGTGGTAACTGATGCTGGAGGGCGCCCTCTGGACTTTTCCAAGGGAATGTACTTAGAAGGTCTTGACAGAGGTATAATTGCATGCTCTGGTGTAACACTACATGAAAAATTTATTGGTGCTGTTTATGCAAGCTGGGACTCCTCAAATTTATGA